Proteins co-encoded in one Accipiter gentilis chromosome 5, bAccGen1.1, whole genome shotgun sequence genomic window:
- the PELI1 gene encoding E3 ubiquitin-protein ligase pellino homolog 1 isoform X2 has translation MLFYSGRIQIAGNNEKSVPQILIRDLKFEKKSLAKLMFSPDQENHPSKAPVKYGELIVLGYNGSLPNGDRGRRKSRFALFKRPKANGVKPSTVHIACTPQAAKAISNKDQHSISYTLSRAQTVVVEYTHDSNTDMFQIGRSTESPIDFVVTDTVPGSQSNSDTQSVQSTISRFACRIICERNPPFTARIYAAGFDSSKNIFLGEKAAKWKTSDGQMDGLTTNGVLVMHPRNGFTEDSKPGVWREISVCGNVFSLRETRSAQQRGKMVENETNQLQDGSLIDLCGATLLWRTAEGLSRTPTLKHLEALRQEINAARPQCPVGFNTLAFPSMKRKDVVDEKQPWVYLNCGHVHGYHNWGNKEERDGKDRECPMCRSVGPYVPLWLGCEAGFYVDAGPPTHAFSPCGHVCSEKTTAYWSQIPLPHGTHTFHAACPFCAHQLAGEQGYIRLIFQGPLD, from the exons gaaataatgaaaaaagtgtgCCACAAATCTTGATCAGAGACCTGAAATTTGAGAAGAAGTCATTAGCTAAGCTCATGTTTTCTCCTGATCAAGAAAATCATCCATCAAAAGCACCAGTAAAATATGGTGAATTGATTGTATTAGG GTACAATGGGTCTCTCCCAAATGGAgatagaggaagaagaaaaagtaggtttgctttatttaaaaggcCCAAGGCAAATGGGGTGAAACCTAGCACTGTGCATATTGCCTGTACCCCTCAAGCAGCAAAG GCAATAAGTAATAAAGACCAACACAGCATATCTTACACTTTGTCTCGGGCCCAGACAGTAGTCGTTGAATATACACATGACAGCAACACAGATATGTTCCAG ATTGGTCGGTCAACAGAGAGTCCTATAGACTTTGTCGTGACAGATACGGTTCCTGGAAGTCAGAGTAATTCAGATACACAGTCTGTGCAGAGCACTATATCAAGATTTGCCTGCAGAATCATATGTGAACGTAACCCTCCTTTTACAGCAAGAATATATGCTGCAGGATTTGACTcctcaaaaaacatttttcttggg GAGAAAGCTGCGAAGTGGAAGACATCAGATGGGCAAATGGATGGATTAACCACAAATGGAGTTCTTGTTATGCATCCTCGTAATGGATTTACAGAAGACTCCAAGCCAGGCGTGTGGCGAGAGATATCTGTATGTGGGAATGTGTTCAGCCTCCGTGAAACCAGATCAGCTCAGCAGAGGGGGAAAATG GTTGAGAATGAAACAAACCAACTCCAGGATGGCTCTCTAATTGACCTGTGTGGAGCAACACTGCTGTGGCGCACTGCAGAAGGGCTTTCACGCACTCCTACTCTCAAGCACCTGGAGGCACTAAGACAGGAAATAAATGCAGCAAGGCCTCAGTGTCCTGTGGGGTTTAACACCTTGGCATTTCCCAGCATGAAGAGAAAAGATGTTGTAGATGAAAAGCAGCCGTGGGTGTACCTGAACTGTGGCCACGTCCATGGCTATCACAACTGGGGAAACAAAGAGGAGAGAGATGGCAAGGATCGTGAGTGTCCCATGTGCCGCTCTGTTGGCCCCTATGTGCCTCTGTGGCTTGGATGTGAAGCGGGATTTTATGTGGATGCAGGACCTCCAACACATGCATTCAGCCCATGTGGACACGTGTGCTCAGAAAAGACAACTGCATATTGGTCCCAAATTCCTCTTCCTCATGGTACTCATACTTTTCACGCAGCCTGTCCGTTCTGTGCGCATCAGCTGGCTGGTGAGCAAGGTTACATCAGACTCATTTTCCAAGGACCTCTTGACTAA
- the PELI1 gene encoding E3 ubiquitin-protein ligase pellino homolog 1 isoform X1 encodes MYRKSKWKCGYNLVVLGHGNNEKSVPQILIRDLKFEKKSLAKLMFSPDQENHPSKAPVKYGELIVLGYNGSLPNGDRGRRKSRFALFKRPKANGVKPSTVHIACTPQAAKAISNKDQHSISYTLSRAQTVVVEYTHDSNTDMFQIGRSTESPIDFVVTDTVPGSQSNSDTQSVQSTISRFACRIICERNPPFTARIYAAGFDSSKNIFLGEKAAKWKTSDGQMDGLTTNGVLVMHPRNGFTEDSKPGVWREISVCGNVFSLRETRSAQQRGKMVENETNQLQDGSLIDLCGATLLWRTAEGLSRTPTLKHLEALRQEINAARPQCPVGFNTLAFPSMKRKDVVDEKQPWVYLNCGHVHGYHNWGNKEERDGKDRECPMCRSVGPYVPLWLGCEAGFYVDAGPPTHAFSPCGHVCSEKTTAYWSQIPLPHGTHTFHAACPFCAHQLAGEQGYIRLIFQGPLD; translated from the exons gaaataatgaaaaaagtgtgCCACAAATCTTGATCAGAGACCTGAAATTTGAGAAGAAGTCATTAGCTAAGCTCATGTTTTCTCCTGATCAAGAAAATCATCCATCAAAAGCACCAGTAAAATATGGTGAATTGATTGTATTAGG GTACAATGGGTCTCTCCCAAATGGAgatagaggaagaagaaaaagtaggtttgctttatttaaaaggcCCAAGGCAAATGGGGTGAAACCTAGCACTGTGCATATTGCCTGTACCCCTCAAGCAGCAAAG GCAATAAGTAATAAAGACCAACACAGCATATCTTACACTTTGTCTCGGGCCCAGACAGTAGTCGTTGAATATACACATGACAGCAACACAGATATGTTCCAG ATTGGTCGGTCAACAGAGAGTCCTATAGACTTTGTCGTGACAGATACGGTTCCTGGAAGTCAGAGTAATTCAGATACACAGTCTGTGCAGAGCACTATATCAAGATTTGCCTGCAGAATCATATGTGAACGTAACCCTCCTTTTACAGCAAGAATATATGCTGCAGGATTTGACTcctcaaaaaacatttttcttggg GAGAAAGCTGCGAAGTGGAAGACATCAGATGGGCAAATGGATGGATTAACCACAAATGGAGTTCTTGTTATGCATCCTCGTAATGGATTTACAGAAGACTCCAAGCCAGGCGTGTGGCGAGAGATATCTGTATGTGGGAATGTGTTCAGCCTCCGTGAAACCAGATCAGCTCAGCAGAGGGGGAAAATG GTTGAGAATGAAACAAACCAACTCCAGGATGGCTCTCTAATTGACCTGTGTGGAGCAACACTGCTGTGGCGCACTGCAGAAGGGCTTTCACGCACTCCTACTCTCAAGCACCTGGAGGCACTAAGACAGGAAATAAATGCAGCAAGGCCTCAGTGTCCTGTGGGGTTTAACACCTTGGCATTTCCCAGCATGAAGAGAAAAGATGTTGTAGATGAAAAGCAGCCGTGGGTGTACCTGAACTGTGGCCACGTCCATGGCTATCACAACTGGGGAAACAAAGAGGAGAGAGATGGCAAGGATCGTGAGTGTCCCATGTGCCGCTCTGTTGGCCCCTATGTGCCTCTGTGGCTTGGATGTGAAGCGGGATTTTATGTGGATGCAGGACCTCCAACACATGCATTCAGCCCATGTGGACACGTGTGCTCAGAAAAGACAACTGCATATTGGTCCCAAATTCCTCTTCCTCATGGTACTCATACTTTTCACGCAGCCTGTCCGTTCTGTGCGCATCAGCTGGCTGGTGAGCAAGGTTACATCAGACTCATTTTCCAAGGACCTCTTGACTAA
- the PELI1 gene encoding E3 ubiquitin-protein ligase pellino homolog 1 isoform X4, whose protein sequence is MYRKSKWKCGYNLVVLGHGNNEKSVPQILIRDLKFEKKSLAKLMFSPDQENHPSKAPVKYGELIVLGYNGSLPNGDRGRRKSRFALFKRPKANGVKPSTVHIACTPQAAKAISNKDQHSISYTLSRAQTVVVEYTHDSNTDMFQEKAAKWKTSDGQMDGLTTNGVLVMHPRNGFTEDSKPGVWREISVCGNVFSLRETRSAQQRGKMVENETNQLQDGSLIDLCGATLLWRTAEGLSRTPTLKHLEALRQEINAARPQCPVGFNTLAFPSMKRKDVVDEKQPWVYLNCGHVHGYHNWGNKEERDGKDRECPMCRSVGPYVPLWLGCEAGFYVDAGPPTHAFSPCGHVCSEKTTAYWSQIPLPHGTHTFHAACPFCAHQLAGEQGYIRLIFQGPLD, encoded by the exons gaaataatgaaaaaagtgtgCCACAAATCTTGATCAGAGACCTGAAATTTGAGAAGAAGTCATTAGCTAAGCTCATGTTTTCTCCTGATCAAGAAAATCATCCATCAAAAGCACCAGTAAAATATGGTGAATTGATTGTATTAGG GTACAATGGGTCTCTCCCAAATGGAgatagaggaagaagaaaaagtaggtttgctttatttaaaaggcCCAAGGCAAATGGGGTGAAACCTAGCACTGTGCATATTGCCTGTACCCCTCAAGCAGCAAAG GCAATAAGTAATAAAGACCAACACAGCATATCTTACACTTTGTCTCGGGCCCAGACAGTAGTCGTTGAATATACACATGACAGCAACACAGATATGTTCCAG GAGAAAGCTGCGAAGTGGAAGACATCAGATGGGCAAATGGATGGATTAACCACAAATGGAGTTCTTGTTATGCATCCTCGTAATGGATTTACAGAAGACTCCAAGCCAGGCGTGTGGCGAGAGATATCTGTATGTGGGAATGTGTTCAGCCTCCGTGAAACCAGATCAGCTCAGCAGAGGGGGAAAATG GTTGAGAATGAAACAAACCAACTCCAGGATGGCTCTCTAATTGACCTGTGTGGAGCAACACTGCTGTGGCGCACTGCAGAAGGGCTTTCACGCACTCCTACTCTCAAGCACCTGGAGGCACTAAGACAGGAAATAAATGCAGCAAGGCCTCAGTGTCCTGTGGGGTTTAACACCTTGGCATTTCCCAGCATGAAGAGAAAAGATGTTGTAGATGAAAAGCAGCCGTGGGTGTACCTGAACTGTGGCCACGTCCATGGCTATCACAACTGGGGAAACAAAGAGGAGAGAGATGGCAAGGATCGTGAGTGTCCCATGTGCCGCTCTGTTGGCCCCTATGTGCCTCTGTGGCTTGGATGTGAAGCGGGATTTTATGTGGATGCAGGACCTCCAACACATGCATTCAGCCCATGTGGACACGTGTGCTCAGAAAAGACAACTGCATATTGGTCCCAAATTCCTCTTCCTCATGGTACTCATACTTTTCACGCAGCCTGTCCGTTCTGTGCGCATCAGCTGGCTGGTGAGCAAGGTTACATCAGACTCATTTTCCAAGGACCTCTTGACTAA
- the PELI1 gene encoding E3 ubiquitin-protein ligase pellino homolog 1 isoform X3: MFSPDQENHPSKAPVKYGELIVLGYNGSLPNGDRGRRKSRFALFKRPKANGVKPSTVHIACTPQAAKAISNKDQHSISYTLSRAQTVVVEYTHDSNTDMFQIGRSTESPIDFVVTDTVPGSQSNSDTQSVQSTISRFACRIICERNPPFTARIYAAGFDSSKNIFLGEKAAKWKTSDGQMDGLTTNGVLVMHPRNGFTEDSKPGVWREISVCGNVFSLRETRSAQQRGKMVENETNQLQDGSLIDLCGATLLWRTAEGLSRTPTLKHLEALRQEINAARPQCPVGFNTLAFPSMKRKDVVDEKQPWVYLNCGHVHGYHNWGNKEERDGKDRECPMCRSVGPYVPLWLGCEAGFYVDAGPPTHAFSPCGHVCSEKTTAYWSQIPLPHGTHTFHAACPFCAHQLAGEQGYIRLIFQGPLD; this comes from the exons ATGTTTTCTCCTGATCAAGAAAATCATCCATCAAAAGCACCAGTAAAATATGGTGAATTGATTGTATTAGG GTACAATGGGTCTCTCCCAAATGGAgatagaggaagaagaaaaagtaggtttgctttatttaaaaggcCCAAGGCAAATGGGGTGAAACCTAGCACTGTGCATATTGCCTGTACCCCTCAAGCAGCAAAG GCAATAAGTAATAAAGACCAACACAGCATATCTTACACTTTGTCTCGGGCCCAGACAGTAGTCGTTGAATATACACATGACAGCAACACAGATATGTTCCAG ATTGGTCGGTCAACAGAGAGTCCTATAGACTTTGTCGTGACAGATACGGTTCCTGGAAGTCAGAGTAATTCAGATACACAGTCTGTGCAGAGCACTATATCAAGATTTGCCTGCAGAATCATATGTGAACGTAACCCTCCTTTTACAGCAAGAATATATGCTGCAGGATTTGACTcctcaaaaaacatttttcttggg GAGAAAGCTGCGAAGTGGAAGACATCAGATGGGCAAATGGATGGATTAACCACAAATGGAGTTCTTGTTATGCATCCTCGTAATGGATTTACAGAAGACTCCAAGCCAGGCGTGTGGCGAGAGATATCTGTATGTGGGAATGTGTTCAGCCTCCGTGAAACCAGATCAGCTCAGCAGAGGGGGAAAATG GTTGAGAATGAAACAAACCAACTCCAGGATGGCTCTCTAATTGACCTGTGTGGAGCAACACTGCTGTGGCGCACTGCAGAAGGGCTTTCACGCACTCCTACTCTCAAGCACCTGGAGGCACTAAGACAGGAAATAAATGCAGCAAGGCCTCAGTGTCCTGTGGGGTTTAACACCTTGGCATTTCCCAGCATGAAGAGAAAAGATGTTGTAGATGAAAAGCAGCCGTGGGTGTACCTGAACTGTGGCCACGTCCATGGCTATCACAACTGGGGAAACAAAGAGGAGAGAGATGGCAAGGATCGTGAGTGTCCCATGTGCCGCTCTGTTGGCCCCTATGTGCCTCTGTGGCTTGGATGTGAAGCGGGATTTTATGTGGATGCAGGACCTCCAACACATGCATTCAGCCCATGTGGACACGTGTGCTCAGAAAAGACAACTGCATATTGGTCCCAAATTCCTCTTCCTCATGGTACTCATACTTTTCACGCAGCCTGTCCGTTCTGTGCGCATCAGCTGGCTGGTGAGCAAGGTTACATCAGACTCATTTTCCAAGGACCTCTTGACTAA